A DNA window from Ranitomeya imitator isolate aRanImi1 chromosome 2, aRanImi1.pri, whole genome shotgun sequence contains the following coding sequences:
- the UBA1 gene encoding ubiquitin-like modifier-activating enzyme 1 isoform X4, which translates to MSSSPVSKKRRVAGADTKTGSNCASSNSGMARNGNDAEIDEGLYSRQLYVLGHEAMKRMQNSNVLISGMGGLGVEIAKNIILGGVKSVTVHDQANTEWGDLSSQFYLREEDIGKNRADVSLPRLAELNTYVPVCASSSPLTEDFLSSFQLVILAGSTLEQQIRVGDFCHGHNVKFIVADTRGLFGQLFCDFGDEMVVLDPNGEQPLSAMISMITKDSPGVVTCLDEARHGFESGDYVTFTELQGITELNNADPVEIKVLGPYTFSICDTTKFSDYVRGGIVSQVKMPKKISFKSIKESLQEPEILITDFAKFDHPCQLHLGFQGLHYFQKKNGRLPKPRNEADATELLALTKEINEKLSGSAKQEELKESLLKKLSFQATGNLAPINAFIGGLAAQEAMKALSGKFMPVMQWLYFDAIECMPEENEDSLLNEESCSPKKSRYDGQIAVFGSEFQEKIGEQKYFLVGAGAIGCELLKNFAMIGLGAGEGGEVFVTDMDTIEKSNLNRQFLFRPWDVTKMKSETAAAAVKQMNPSLNVTGHQNRVGTDTEKVYDDDFFEALDGVANALDNVDARMYMDRRCVYYRKPLLESGTLGTKGNVQVVIPFLTESYSSSQDPPEKSIPICTLKNFPNAIEHTLQWARDEFEGLFKQPAENVNQYLTDPKFMERTLKLPGSQPLEVIEAVYKSLINERPKSWTDCVSWACNHWHTQYSNNIRQLLHNFPPDQQTSSGAAFWSGPKRCPHPLSFDGNTPLHLDYIIAAANLFAQSYGIAGSTDRPAVIEILNSVRVAEFTPRSGVKIHVSDQEMQNAHASMDDSRLEELKQSLPTPESLSSFKMFPIDFEKDDDTNFHMDFIVAASNLRAENYDIPPADRHKSKLIAGKIIPAIATTTAAVVGLVCLELYKIVQGHKKIESFKNGFMNLALPFFGFSEPIAAPKHKYYEHDWTLWDRFEVKGVQDTGEEMTLKQFLEYFKREHKLEITMLSQGVSMLYSFFMQAAKLKERLEIPMTEIVTKVSKKKIGKHVKALVFELCCNDDDGEDVEVPYVRYTIR; encoded by the exons ATGTCCAGCTCGCCGGTGTCTAAGAAGCGTCGCGTGGCTGGAGCTGATACAAAGACGGGTTCAAACTGCGCATCCTCCAATTCT GGCATGGCTAGGAACGGCAATGACGCTGAGATCGATGAGGGCCTCTACTCACGTCAGCT GTATGTTTTGGGCCATGAGGCGATGAAGCGGATGCAGAACTCCAATGTTCTCATCTCAGGGATGGGCGGTCTCGGCGTGGAGATCGCCAAAAACATTATCCTGGGAGGTGTCAAATCAGTGACTGTTCATGACCAAGCAAACACCGAGTGGGGGGACCTGTCCTCCCAG TTCTACCTCCGTGAGGAAGACATTGGCAAAAACCGAGCAGACGTCTCCCTCCCCAGACTGGCTGAGCTGAACACCTATGTGCCTGTATGCGCCTCCAGCAGCCCCCTGACTGAAGACTTTCTCTCCAGCTTCCAG CTTGTGATACTCGCTGGTTCAACGTTGGAGCAACAGATACGAGTGGGCGATTTCTGCCACGGTCACAACGTGAAGTTTATCGTTGCTGACACTCGTGGACTGTTTGG GCAGCTGTTCTGCGACTTTGGTGATGAAATGGTTGTACTGGACCCAAACGGAGAGCAGCCCCTAAGTGCCATGATTTCAATGATTACCAAG GATAGCCCAGGAGTGGTCACCTGTTTGGATGAGGCTCGTCACGGCTTTGAAAGTGGCGATTACGTAACCTTCACTGAGTTACAAGGCATTACGGAGCTGAACAATGCTGATCCTGTGGAAATTAAAGTGCTAG GACCCTACACCTTCAGCATCTGCGACACAACGAAGTTCTCAGACTACGTCCGTGGGGGCATAGTCAGCCAAGTAAAAATGCCGAAAAAAATCAGCTTT AAATCCATAAAAGAATCTCTCCAGGAGCCGGAGATACTGATTACAGATTTTGCCAAGTTTGACCATCCTTGCCAGCTGCACTTGGGTTTCCAAGGCCTCCACTACTTCCAGAAGAAGAATGGACGGCTTCCCAAGCCACGCAATGAG GCTGATGCTACTGAGTTGCTGGCACTTACCAAAGAGATCAATGAGAAGTTATCTGGATCTGCAAAGCAGGAGGAACTGAAGGAAAGTCTCCTGAAGAAGCTGTCCTTCCAGGCGACAGGAAACCTTGCCCCCATTAATGCTTTCATTGGGGGGCTAGCAGCCCAGGAAGCCATGAAG GCCTTGTCAGGAAAGTTCATGCCAGTTATGCAGTGGTTGTACTTTGACGCTATTGAATGCATGCCGGAAGAAAATGAGGATTCCCTACTGAACGAGGAGAGTTGTAGTCCT AAGAAATCCCGTTATGATGGGCAAAtagctgtgtttggatctgaatttcAGGAGAAAATTGGCGAACAGAAATATTTTCTG GTTGGTGCTGGCGCCATTGGCTGTGAGCTGCTGAAAAACTTTGCCATGATCGGCTTGGGGGCAGGAGAAGGTGGTGAGGTCTTCGTGACCGACATGGACACAATAGAGAAGTCCAACCTGAACAGGCAGTtcctcttcagaccctgggatgtaACG AAAATGAAATCTGAAACTGCTGCTGCGGCAGTGAAACAGATGAACCCGAGCTTGAATGTCACCGGGCACCAGAACCGTGTGGGCACTGACACAGAGAAGGTTTACGACGACGATTTCTTTGAAGCACTGGATGGCGTGGCCAATGCACTTGATAACGTGGATGCTA GGATGTACATGGACCGTCGCTGTGTGTACTACCGTAAGCCGCTCCTGGAATCCGGAACATTGGGAACCAAAGGGAACGTTCAAGTGGTGATACCTTTCCTCACAGAGTCCTACAGCTCAAGCCAAGACCCCCCAGAAAAGTCCATACCAATATGTACCCTGAAAAACTTCCCGAATGCCATCGAGCATACCTTACAG TGGGCTCGGGATGAATTTGAGGGACTCTTCAAGCAGCCGGCAGAAAATGTCAACCAGTATTTAAC AGATCCAAAATTCATGGAGAGGACACTGAAGCTGCCTGGCTCTCAGCCTCTGGAAGTGATCGAAGCTGTGTACAAAAGCTTAATCAATGAGAGGCCCAAGAGCTGGACAGACTGTGTGTCGTGGGCTTGTAACCACTGGCATACCCAATACTCCAATAACATCCGGCAGCTCCTGCACAACTTCCCACCGGACCAG CAAACCTCTTCTGGTGCGGCCTTCTGGTCTGGTCCCAAAAGATGTCCTCACCCGCTGTCCTTCGATGGCAACACT CCCTTGCACTTGGATTATATCATAGCTGCTGCTAACCTCTTTGCACAATCCTACGGTATCGCTGGATCCACAGACAGACCTGCAGTCATCGAAATCCTTAATTCTGTCAGAGTGGCAGAGTTTACACCCAGGTCTGGAGTGAAAATCCATGTATCAGACCAAGAGATGCAGAATGCACATGCTTCCATGG ACGACAGTCGTTTGGAGGAGCTGAAGCAGAGTCTGCCCACGCCAGAAAGCTTATCAAGCTTCAAAATGTTTCCTATTGATTTTGAAAAG GACGATGACACAAATTTTCACATGGACTTCATTGTGGCTGCTTCTAACTTGCGAGCTGAAAATTATGACATCCCACCTGCAGACCGACACAAG AGCAAGCTGATAGCAGGGAAGATCATTCCAGCGATTGCTACGACCACGGCGGCTGTGGTCGGCCTAGTGTGCTTGGAGCTCTACAAGATCGTTCAGGGACATAAGAAGATTGAGTCCTTCAAGAACGGCTTCATGAACCTTGCGCTGCCCTTCTTTGGCTTCTCAGAGCCCATTGCAGCACCAAAGCACAAG TACTATGAACATGATTGGACTCTCTGGGACCGGTTTGAAGTGAAGGGTGTGCAGGACACGGGAGAGGAGATGACACTGAAACAGTTTTTGGAGTACTTCAAG AGAGAACACAAGCTGGAGATCACAATGTTGTCACAAGGAGTCTCCATGCTCTACTCCTTTTTCATGCAAGCGGCCAAGCTGAAGGAACGGCTTGAAATCCC GATGACCGAAATAGTCACAAAAGTGTCCAAGAAGAAGATTGGGAAACATGTGAAAGCTCTGGTGTTCGAGCTCTGCTGCAATGACGATGATGGTGAGGATGTGGAGGTCCCCTACGTTCGCTACACCATCCGCTGA